The Anabas testudineus chromosome 11, fAnaTes1.2, whole genome shotgun sequence genome has a segment encoding these proteins:
- the smim13 gene encoding small integral membrane protein 13, translated as MWQSVGLTLLVIVATLVCALLFMLFGWYVVWQLFLSKFKFLRELVGDAGTPQAETQPSETKSERTASVPTRNRPRTARQRVASPDSTL; from the exons ATGTGGCAAAGTGTCGGGCTCACACTGCTGGTCATTGTGGCCACACTTGTCTGTGCGCTGCTCTTCATGCTGTTCG GTTGGTATGTAGTGTGGCAGCTCTTCCTGTCCAAGTTCAAGTTCTTGCGTGAACTTGTCGGGGACGCTGGGACCCCACAGGCCGAAACTCAGCCGTCCGAAACCAAGAGTGAACGTACAGCTAGCGTCCCGACACGAAATCGGCCCAGGACTGCACGCCAAAGAGTTGCCTCTCCAGATAGCACTTTGTAA